A DNA window from Gemmatimonadota bacterium contains the following coding sequences:
- a CDS encoding zinc ribbon domain-containing protein, with product MPTYQYRCNECSHEFSEFQSITADPLSTCPECGGAVKRLISGGAGFLFKGDGFYTTDYRSENYKQAEKADRESSSSKSDGGSGSGSDGGSDGGGSSDASGSGEKSKSEASTKADPSSGPSGQPGSN from the coding sequence ATGCCTACCTACCAGTACCGTTGCAACGAGTGCAGTCACGAGTTTTCCGAGTTCCAGTCGATTACGGCGGATCCCCTTTCCACGTGTCCGGAATGCGGCGGCGCCGTGAAGCGCCTCATCAGCGGCGGTGCGGGCTTCCTGTTCAAGGGCGACGGATTCTACACCACGGACTACCGGAGCGAGAACTACAAGCAGGCCGAGAAGGCCGACCGGGAGTCATCTTCGTCCAAATCGGACGGCGGGTCCGGCAGCGGATCCGACGGCGGGTCCGATGGCGGCGGGTCCTCCGACGCGTCCGGTTCCGGGGAAAAGTCTAAATCCGAAGCCTCGACGAAGGCCGATCCGTCTTCCGGTCCGTCCGGCCAGCCTGGCTCCAACTGA